ATTGATGGAAATTGTTTAACACCGGCTCGGACTGATCTGGATCAATCAAGGCGTAGACCTAGGATCCGGATCCAGACCGCACTCGAACTGAACAGGAGTTATATATACACAAAACGTATCACTTAATtcgttttcctttttttttttaataattttattaattgtatacaTAGTTTAGTGGACCTTGTTTTAGTTTAACATATTGTGATACTAAGGGCTCGCTACCCAGTAAGGTAGATAAGACAGCATCCGGGCCGGGACGTCCAGTAGTCCGACAGTGCCGGTCGTCCGCCGCTCGCGCGCACGCGTCGCCTCACAGCTcaagactaattacataaggactagtattgcacccaaattcaAAAGCTATATAGCTAatcatatactaaactagaagttgtacTTTAACTTCAACTACACAGAAAGATATTTTTACAGATCTCTTTAACCCATtacaaccagtggcgtgcatttcatagatgcataaccgcaatgcataccctgataATTCATTACTTAACTGTCTTGAAggagaaattttccattttgtgcaATTTTTACCTATAGGTGTATACCCAGTAGTTagaaaccttgtgcacgccactgattcaactatgaaacattgattctataaattataaagagacaatttttgtaatcgcattggatcgttgatcatatactttgacagagaagtaacgtctagcgaggtccttgtgtaattagtctgagcgtCACCGCGCTGCCCGCACACTCGTCTCGCTCGGGCGAACCGCTTACCGCCCGAGCGCCGCTGTCTACACtgtatgtatattaaattataatttgatgtatataaacttatattgcgtctttatttttgtatttaagagTATATATATACGTATTGTGGTATAATCCTTTTAGGGCACTCCCGCGCGCAGTGGAGTTATATAAATTAGTGTAGTAGTAAATTATGTACAGGCCTAGCCGAGACAGTAATTATTGTAAAGCCGACTGTGGGATGTGGCATAAATAATTGACAACACTGGTACAGTGATGCTTAAATTATAGTTAAagctcgttgatgacactcccatgatatgcgggcgacgagggaaggactgcgcgggtgtaaagtTGTGCGCGTGGGGCAGAGGAAGTGGGGTGCATCAGTTGAgtttatctgtcatcgctacctgcctcccggcccccgcggaccatcgggagtgttacgaacgagcTTGTCAAGCTATTTGTTTCGTTCAGGAAAGTCTGATTGTTagaactaattatttattaacattagcaTGTTACTTATTTTGTTTAAGCTATTTAGCTAAATCTcacttaaataagtatttaatatgtCAAGATATTTATGTATTGTCTTCAACTAGGACAACTTCTTCAACTTTTTGAAGTTCGTTTCGTTCATTTGTTCGGTCTtttgttttcataataattgaaaaatataaatgtgcACCCAATACTTACGACACTAGTACGCGTTGTTTAAAGGAATAAAGCAAATAGGAGACATTGACGCGTATCATTTATAGAAGGGGAGCTCGGGATGCTAAATTTTGCAGTCACTATAGCGTCATTGGAATAgtttagatttggtagattagatgatagaaagaataaatttttatatacttatttcgctttcagcggtggtgaaaaaaacgacagacaatttttattactttgaatattgaaatcatcagaaaacatgagcgattattcaggagattatttcattcaaaataagtaaaaaattaaccgcaatCGTGGCTCTAAAacaaatataagggttttattttgtaactttggaaccctcctgttccattacgttacgctcaaatcgtcagattttcgaaatgcacaccttttagctatcaactcacctaccttatcatAATCTGACGTGGTGGTTGAGTATTTTTTTGGTTGtcctaaatatattatacaaatgtcaaagctcccgttcccgtgatcAATTCTCGAACATCGCAGTTTTGTTGGGCACATCGAAGACCACGAGATACTTTAACTTTAGGGTTTCGTACCTCGAAAAATACTATGTCGCTACTACTTTGGGATTTAGGCACTTTTGATCTAGAaaaatctgtgtgcctagtgggagttttcatactgttactatcgcgtttaaacgcgaatttatatggaattgaaacagttgtgcagtagtgccactagatggcgctgtttcaattagaaattcgcgtttacgttaacgcgatagtaacagtatcaaactgccactaggccctctgaaacTACGCCAGAAGACTATGTCTGCAGTAGTTTTGTAGGAAAACTCGACGAGTCCGACTTGCACTcgtccgttttttttttttttgcattgttGCTTGAGGAATAATCTAATCCCGACTGATTTCGGTATAGTGTTCGAGCATTGCAGAAGATTATTGTTACTCTTCCTCGATGCTCTGTCCTGCGGTCCGTCAGTATGCGTTGACCATAAGTCGATCCTACGACGGGATTATTGTCGGGACGGGTGACGCGTGCGGGAGGGGTAAACACCGTTCTCGATGGTGTTCTTTCACGTGTCGTCCCGTCCTGCCCGTTATCCCgtccagtggcggatttacaaagtTGCTGCCAGTAAGTTTTTAAATTGACCTCGGAATTCGGTACCCTAGTTcgcaatcaaaataattaaaatttcctATCAATAATATACGACGATAATAGAGAGCCGTgttagctcagtggatatgacctctgcctccgattccggagggtgtgggttcgaatccggtccgggtcatgctcctccaacttttcagttgtgtgcattttaagaatttaaatatcacgcgtctcaaacggtgaaggcaaacatcgtgaggaaacctgtataccagagaattttcttaattctctgcgtgtgtgaagtctgccaatccgcattgggccagcgtggtggactattggccaaaccaaTATGTgacctctcattcttagaggagactagctcagcagtgagctgaatatgggttaatgatgagttttttaattgtatttgaaaatataaaatattttttttaccgacttcaaataaaaggaggaggttctcaattcaattttatgtttttgttaagttatatacgagtatgacGAAACTATTAATTTTCAGTATTCGTTTTTTTGTAAGACGGGCCAAATCTGTCGCCCTAGGCTCTAGCGTACTACTTAGCCTGCtagtaaatccgccactgatcCTGTCATCTGTATTTTAAACGAGGCGGTGACAAGCAGTCATCTTATCATCATCTCGCATTTCATACGTATACTACGACCTTAAATGACCAATTATTTATGCTACATCGTATTGAATCGGTTCCGTTTTCAACCAATGCGGTGCAGTCGCCCTGGATATTGATTGATGGACATATTGATGTATGTACATACGTGTATTgtcatcatattattatgttagcAGTTAGCTCACCCATTGTCTCACTGTATTCTAATTGTCGGGTAAGATATACGTAGGACGTttactttgttataatattatacctatatgaCTGTGAATTTCgggatgtaaataaaaatttatgttattgcattttttgttttatttatattttatggacACATTAGGGCTACATACTAGGTACACACCTTGCCTTGGCAGGGAGGCTCCAGTTGGACTTCCAAACGataaatcaagatttttttagtgggagtcaaataaaataataaattaaaatctatacataaaataaacctgtagaggtcaattctgacacgtgaaatatatttccaaaataacaatTAGGGGGTGAttatcgatactgatgccaaaaatgcaatcagtaaaatttatgtctgtatgttcgataaagaaacaaaaactactcgacgtaacgaaacttggtacagttattcttcatattcctgggcaTGTTATGCCTAgtctacttttcatcacgctacgatcaataggagcagagcagtgaagggaaacgttgggaaaacaagaagttactccatttttatagcgataccactgtaagggctggattcaAGAGGTCAAGAGCTTTTATCAAAACCTAACTTCCGCAACCTCTCgcaatgatttattaaaaattagacAGTTTAGATAAACTACGAGTATCTATTTGTGAATTACAATAATTACGTATATATACCGAGGAGATTCGGGATCAGAAGTTATCGTGTTTGTttcttacttaatttttttaacgacagataataagtatataaacaATAGAAGACCAGAGGCCAGCGTGATgtcgtaaaaaaatatgaacttgTACTAAGGTAATAGGACCTAAGTCTTATATATCTTAAgatgtttttttcaaatcggtccataaatgacggaattatcgctggacatacataagaaaaaaaaacatacagccgaacgtagaacctcctcctttttggaagtcggttaataaaagaaACTCCTCTTTTATCTAAgtcggccaagtgcgtgtcgggctgGTAGAGTCAATACTGTCTTTACCATAAAGGCACACGGGGCGCGTGCCCAGGGGCCCCGAAGGACTGACAAATGTGCACAttttacggcacatgtgcgtaatgaaatATTACGATATtcaaattggtgaaataagcgatactttacgagcaaatcttcattactatataaaaataagtcgggttttccttcctgactccagaacgcacgaaccgatttccacggttttgcatttgttggaaaggtctcgggctgcgtgaggtttatagcaaagaaaatttaggaaaaggtagaggtagggtaggggtagttgaaagtttacatcgagtttcacgcggacgaagtcgcgggcgtccgctagtgtgttataaaaaattcattaatcatctcttaatttttattttgtacatggtccatttaaaatttacatagcaaaagtaattacaaaaaaaataggtatgtaTTATTTAGAGACTGGGAAAATTATGTTGGCTGTAGGTACTTTATTGTGGTTAAGGTTAAGTACTCGTAGGTTGTCATTATGTTAAAGGGTTATCTACAATTTATTTGGCTCGCAACGTTCCTGGCATAGCTCCTTAGAGATGAAGTTATTTTCGTTGCCCAGACATCCTCCGTACACGAACTGAGAGCATTGTTGGAGAGTCTTGTCGTAGTACCAGCGAATCTTGTGGCCGTAGCAAATGCCTACTACCTTAGGTAGATCGCAGATACCTGTAAAATCATTTGATTAGTTTAGAGTAGCTACAGCTAGCCTACACTTATTtttccattattatttatagtaagtatttattatacagggtgctggggagtaccataactctggggttatattctttactgaaaatttattaaaaatgttcaagaaacatgtgttcttaaataaatatatttggggtaaataatatttctttcgtaaatagatcttaaaatgtgttccCTAAACGCatccttttaattatgacgtagccaagttttacgtatttcaTAATGCAAAGACGTGTATTACATGGATAATCGGAATCACTATTTGTgtacgaaaacataaaaagttttattttttagttaaaaaaatattagttacgcagttcggctcctttaagtggactcgtcaacaccttgaagttctGGGAAATAcacccgagcaccctgtatctACAGTACCAGTagggatgatgatgacagttttttaaattgtatataaattaaaagcatgctaat
The Bicyclus anynana chromosome 21, ilBicAnyn1.1, whole genome shotgun sequence genome window above contains:
- the LOC112057011 gene encoding inducible serine protease inhibitor 2-like; the protein is MISKTALSLTVTLCFMMNIAIAQSDVSSNTGICDLPKVVGICYGHKIRWYYDKTLQQCSQFVYGGCLGNENNFISKELCQERCEPNKL